One Candidatus Poribacteria bacterium DNA segment encodes these proteins:
- a CDS encoding acetamidase, with product MATHHFEPRVYYTAIGAHEPVLHIESGDTVFTTTVDNAGYDATDTQVTERGNPQTGPFYIESAEPGDTLAVHFDRILPNRPIGRTAMTVAPNVLDPDYAASEMPEGGRGLAEWHVDVEKWTATLTTPETQLGKLTLPLEPMVGCFGVAPPRGQAISTATSSTHGGNMDYRGFQEGVTVYFPVFVPGALFFLGDGHAVQGDGEIVGTGIEISFDVQFTVEVLKGKSINWPRAENNDYILAAGNARPLDQAVQHATTELLRWLDELGLEKRAAHTLLGQAVEYDMGNVFDPAYTMVCKIKKSILRDIGIM from the coding sequence ATGGCGACACATCACTTTGAACCGAGGGTCTATTACACAGCAATTGGTGCACACGAACCGGTACTTCATATTGAGAGCGGGGATACCGTTTTCACAACCACTGTGGACAACGCAGGCTACGATGCCACCGATACACAGGTAACCGAAAGAGGAAACCCACAAACAGGTCCCTTTTATATTGAATCGGCAGAACCGGGGGATACGTTAGCAGTTCATTTCGATCGGATCCTCCCGAATCGTCCCATCGGACGGACGGCTATGACTGTTGCTCCGAATGTCCTCGACCCGGACTACGCAGCGTCCGAGATGCCGGAAGGCGGTCGTGGTCTCGCAGAGTGGCATGTGGATGTGGAGAAGTGGACGGCGACGTTAACGACACCAGAAACACAGTTGGGTAAACTCACACTCCCGCTTGAACCGATGGTGGGGTGTTTCGGGGTTGCGCCGCCGCGAGGACAAGCGATCTCGACAGCGACCTCCTCCACACACGGCGGTAACATGGACTACCGCGGTTTTCAGGAGGGTGTCACCGTCTATTTTCCAGTTTTTGTCCCCGGCGCGCTCTTTTTTCTGGGTGATGGACACGCCGTGCAAGGTGATGGTGAAATCGTCGGGACTGGGATCGAAATCTCTTTTGATGTCCAGTTCACGGTTGAAGTACTCAAGGGAAAAAGCATCAACTGGCCCCGTGCGGAAAACAACGATTATATTCTGGCAGCGGGGAATGCGCGTCCGTTGGATCAGGCGGTGCAACACGCAACGACGGAACTGCTCCGGTGGTTGGATGAACTCGGTTTGGAGAAACGTGCCGCACACACCTTGTTGGGGCAAGCGGTAGAATACGATATGGGGAACGTCTTCGATCCAGCGTATACGATGGTCTGTAAAATCAAAAAGTCGATATTACGGGATATTGGGATTATGTAA